One Amaranthus tricolor cultivar Red isolate AtriRed21 chromosome 10, ASM2621246v1, whole genome shotgun sequence genomic window carries:
- the LOC130825390 gene encoding uncharacterized protein LOC130825390, whose product MPPPSGRAVSHVWSYFTKEPTENPDMFLCTCQICESQGVKPLVSYNFARGGGTGSFNKHLAKKHGITKETHASSGSGTTSGSRQTQWDIPNTGRRVLDEKRSRLAPHSIQICVCKKDWDQAEIRTQGLRNDDDQDDDDDPWMMMDTTSSSSRGESAEASNQYQPHDDDEDE is encoded by the exons atgccacctcctagtggtagagctgtttcacatgtgtggtcgtatttcacaaaagaaccaaccgagaatccagatatgttcctatgcacttgtcaaatttgtgaaagtcaaggagtaaagcccttagtttcatacaatttcgccagag gtggtggaacgggatcttttaacaaacatttggcaaagaagcatggaatcacaaaagaaactcatgcatcaagcggcagcgggaccacaagtggaagccgacagacacaatgggacattcccaacacag gtagaagagttctggatgaaaagcgatctcgtcttgctccacatagtattcaaatatgtgtttgcaagaaagattgggaccaAGCGGAGatacgaacacaaggactaaggaacgatgatgatcaagacgacgatgatgatccatggatgatgatggatacaacttcatcatcgtcaagaggagagtcagcggaagcatctaatcaatatcaaccacatgatgatgacgaagacgaatag